A single Cellulomonas sp. SLBN-39 DNA region contains:
- a CDS encoding MFS transporter — protein MSPGVPRLRTLLLAQAAFMVGFSAVVPYLAVVAHDRWDMDAAAVGVVVGARVAAQQGMFLVGGALADRYGARRLVVAGCGLRAAGLLTVGLAPDPATFLVGVVVVGAAGALFSPALEALVGTVDARGTHRRGPAPFAALAMVGEAGGAVGAVVGGALIPHATVLATSVSAGVFLVALVVLGRVLPGPAPTPTTDRAPRTPGPGPDAEPVAAPGVGALLAVVVPAGVLLATYTQLATLVPLAVVARAGDPALVGRLVALLSVLTLTLQWPVSRVAARLGVRRAVPGALVLAAAAGVVGAVAERATAPGAHAAALAGTTALVALAQMLGGPAAQRCLATAGPPARRATRLGALATAGGLGSLGLSALTGAVADAHGLPAAWSCAAATAAVAAVAAHRALPRLAGPRPAGTPAPPVTHPLAVTASPEGTR, from the coding sequence ATGAGCCCGGGCGTCCCCCGCCTGCGGACCCTGCTGCTCGCCCAGGCCGCGTTCATGGTCGGGTTCTCGGCCGTCGTGCCGTACCTCGCGGTGGTCGCGCACGACCGGTGGGACATGGACGCGGCGGCCGTCGGCGTCGTCGTGGGCGCACGGGTCGCCGCGCAGCAGGGCATGTTCCTCGTCGGCGGCGCACTCGCCGACCGGTACGGCGCCCGCCGGCTCGTCGTGGCCGGCTGCGGCCTGCGCGCCGCCGGCCTGCTCACCGTCGGCCTCGCCCCCGACCCCGCGACCTTCCTCGTCGGGGTGGTCGTCGTCGGCGCCGCCGGGGCCCTGTTCTCCCCCGCGCTGGAGGCCCTCGTCGGCACGGTCGACGCACGGGGCACGCACCGGCGCGGACCGGCACCGTTCGCCGCGCTGGCCATGGTCGGCGAGGCCGGCGGCGCCGTGGGTGCGGTCGTCGGCGGCGCGCTGATCCCGCACGCGACCGTCCTGGCCACGTCGGTCTCGGCCGGCGTCTTCCTCGTCGCCCTCGTCGTCCTGGGCCGGGTGCTGCCCGGCCCCGCACCCACCCCCACGACGGACCGGGCCCCGCGCACGCCCGGCCCCGGACCGGACGCCGAGCCGGTCGCCGCACCGGGCGTGGGCGCGCTGCTCGCCGTCGTCGTGCCGGCCGGTGTCCTGCTCGCCACGTACACCCAGCTCGCGACGCTCGTGCCGCTGGCCGTCGTCGCCCGGGCCGGCGACCCCGCGCTGGTCGGGCGGCTCGTGGCCCTGCTCTCCGTGCTGACGCTGACGCTGCAGTGGCCCGTCTCCCGCGTGGCGGCACGCCTCGGCGTCCGACGGGCCGTCCCGGGCGCCCTCGTGCTGGCGGCCGCCGCCGGGGTCGTCGGTGCCGTTGCCGAGCGCGCGACCGCCCCCGGCGCGCACGCCGCCGCGCTCGCGGGCACGACTGCCCTGGTCGCGCTCGCCCAGATGCTCGGCGGCCCCGCCGCGCAGCGGTGCCTGGCCACCGCCGGCCCGCCCGCGCGCCGGGCGACCCGCCTGGGGGCGCTCGCGACGGCCGGCGGCCTGGGGTCGCTCGGCCTGTCCGCACTGACCGGTGCCGTGGCCGATGCGCACGGGCTGCCCGCCGCCTGGTCGTGCGCCGCCGCGACCGCCGCGGTCGCCGCCGTCGCGGCGCACCGTGCCCTGCCCCGTCTGGCCGGACCCCGTCCGGCCGGCACCCCTGCACCGCCCGTCACGCACCCCCTCGCCGTGACGGCCTCCCCGGAAGGAACCCGATGA
- a CDS encoding ATP-binding cassette domain-containing protein, which translates to MLRLDAAGVTYRHGRRATVALHPTDLSVHAGEAVALVGRSGAGKTTLAELALGLRRPTTGRVLVAGQRWADARRPPRRRVRGLVQGVPQDAAASLPPAWTVRRTLTTAARRLVPGDDAEARADRAAATVRLDPALLDRRPAQLSGGQAQRAALARALVADPALLVADEPTSALDPATAAAVSDELLTLARSDGRALLLVTHDPDLAARCDRQVLLTAGHAVEEGA; encoded by the coding sequence GTGCTCCGGCTCGACGCCGCCGGGGTGACCTACCGGCACGGGCGCCGCGCCACCGTGGCCCTGCACCCCACCGACCTGTCCGTGCACGCCGGCGAGGCCGTCGCTCTCGTCGGGCGCTCCGGGGCAGGCAAGACCACGCTCGCCGAGCTCGCGCTGGGCCTGCGCCGACCCACCACGGGCCGGGTGCTGGTCGCCGGGCAGCGCTGGGCGGACGCTCGCCGCCCGCCGAGACGGCGCGTCCGGGGGCTGGTGCAAGGGGTGCCGCAGGACGCCGCCGCGTCGCTGCCCCCCGCCTGGACGGTGCGCCGCACCCTCACGACCGCCGCCCGGCGCCTCGTGCCCGGGGACGACGCCGAGGCCCGCGCCGACCGCGCCGCCGCCACCGTGCGGCTCGACCCGGCGCTGCTCGACCGCCGCCCGGCGCAGCTGTCGGGCGGGCAGGCCCAGCGCGCCGCCCTCGCCCGCGCGCTCGTCGCCGACCCCGCGCTGCTCGTCGCCGACGAACCCACCAGCGCGCTCGACCCCGCCACGGCCGCCGCCGTGTCGGACGAGCTGCTCACGCTCGCCCGCAGCGACGGGCGGGCGCTGCTCCTCGTCACGCACGACCCCGACCTGGCCGCCCGCTGCGACCGCCAGGTGCTCCTGACCGCCGGGCACGCCGTCGAGGAGGGCGCATGA
- a CDS encoding ATP-binding cassette domain-containing protein, whose product MPTDPLVRLRDMDLVATREGSTLLHVDALDVQQGDRLCLVGPSGAGKSMLLAALAGRPPAGVVLRGTRRAAPGLRTGSVPQRGQDALHPLLPVATQLRRATGRPAADVAATLARLGLTDPAVARRRPAELSGGQAQRAAVALAALSGAQVVLADEPTSALDPASRDETVALLLSLVAGDSPAALVVATHDTAVPALLGARTVHVEDGRLRPGADAATGAADAPATSPAGAR is encoded by the coding sequence GTGCCCACCGACCCGCTCGTCCGCCTGCGCGACATGGACCTCGTCGCCACGCGCGAGGGGTCGACCCTGCTGCACGTCGACGCGCTCGACGTGCAGCAGGGGGACCGCCTCTGCCTCGTCGGCCCCTCGGGCGCCGGCAAGTCGATGCTGCTCGCCGCGCTCGCCGGCCGCCCGCCCGCGGGCGTCGTGCTGCGCGGCACCCGCCGGGCCGCCCCCGGGCTGCGCACCGGCAGCGTCCCCCAGCGCGGCCAGGACGCCCTGCACCCGCTGCTGCCCGTCGCCACGCAGCTGCGCCGCGCCACCGGCCGCCCGGCCGCGGACGTCGCCGCCACGCTCGCCCGGCTCGGCCTGACCGACCCCGCGGTCGCCCGCCGCCGCCCCGCCGAGCTGTCGGGCGGGCAGGCCCAGCGCGCCGCCGTCGCGCTCGCCGCCCTCAGCGGCGCCCAGGTGGTGCTCGCCGACGAGCCCACCAGCGCGCTCGACCCCGCGAGCCGGGACGAGACCGTCGCCCTGCTCCTCTCCCTCGTCGCCGGCGACTCCCCCGCCGCCCTCGTCGTCGCGACCCACGACACCGCGGTGCCGGCGCTGCTCGGGGCGCGGACCGTGCACGTCGAGGACGGGCGTCTGCGCCCGGGCGCCGACGCCGCCACGGGCGCCGCTGACGCACCCGCCACGTCCCCGGCCGGCGCCCGGTGA
- a CDS encoding EAL domain-containing protein, producing the protein MRARAGSGAPTSDGSARRSAGRRTTAAAIALSAELRRVVELAALAADHATAFVHLRAEPTPSAAQGHPEHVVDARVEALRERVLSTGAPVVVDDLGDDPGADGAPRSAAGFPVVLPDGAVVGVLCVVDVVPRRLGDGARRSLVLLAEQTGAVLALEHDRRAADDAAHTMSVAAARAAQSEAVLNAVLDHAPGPIFAKDLTGRFLLANAPTHDVLGREPGTVVGRRLDELLPADVAEELNRNDALVAAQGPQMFTETAPGPDGEPREYLASKFPLRDATGAVWGIGGISVDVAAARQLADELAVAEGRYRALAEQSSTATLVTAGPDQVVRWSNQAAARVHGTSWARRLVGVSLLDLIDPVEGEELRDAYVRVLAGEVLRTRVHRARRSGDRRATVDVHARRILWEGEPAVLTELVDVSDEAERTQRVERSEQRLAALFEQAPVGYAEATPDGRLVGLNLRLATLLDRHPGRLHEDALVADLAVPADRPRLRAAVRAVGSGGADVALACTLRRSTGAHVRVQVRLSALLEGGRVAAVGLVVLDEQEQSPRSRQPGTPAERAERMLRALPDAVLACDADGVVLHVNTRALALLRRARHEVVGHPYTDLVPGEDDQQLLRAAARVPTASGPLTVTLRRGDGSTVPVEVLVGATRIDDAPAFVVSARDVGTRAAAAGTPAAGPHAGPRMLAGLLDAATGQAVLATDPDGRIGAASPGAEVLLGHRSHRVVGRLLDDLVEPGDLTALFPDGGGAPGRWLRLATDVDGPRTRLLHVRSETGTARDVLVTFTVQRGPEEPTGLLVVATDVTDGMERVRALTDSEQRFRLAFDHATTGMALVGLAEPVRGRYLQVNQALCDMLGFEQDELVGTQVAAVIDPDDLAEGMEVMRQLVQGELDSFRGERRFRRADGTPVWVDLSVALARDGQGSPTYVVSQYLDVTARKAAEAALTHAALFDALTGLANRTLLVDHMEQEIARARRTGGRLGLLYLDLDNFKDVNDSLGHDAGDALLVEVAARLRRCVRDTDTTARLGGDEFVVLCPGLTSIDELVALARRIEHALALDIVVGATSISVTASVGLAFPEEADVRAEDLLRDADAAMYQAKRNGRHRYEVADPALQARALRQVSLEAELRQALRDAEHGDAPTDQGLHLVYQPGFDMTTGRLVSVEALLRWHHPVRGLLLPGAFLDVAEERALMWPLGLWILRTAIRQAGRWRDVFGDAAPQLWVNVSAGQLGRNQLAGQVQGMLAEHGLAPSSLCLELTERQVVRSAHSTMDDLETLRAAGVGVAVDDFGTGHAGMEYLRRLPVSMMKIDRLFITDVDDDPTQAAITASMVAMGRSMDLTVVAEGVETDRQRAAVVRLGVDLAQGFGLARPTDVAGVDALLAAGAADITGRRTEDHSDA; encoded by the coding sequence GTGAGGGCCCGCGCAGGGTCCGGCGCGCCGACGTCGGACGGGTCGGCGCGCCGGTCGGCCGGACGGCGGACGACCGCCGCCGCGATCGCGCTGTCCGCGGAGCTGCGACGCGTCGTCGAGCTGGCCGCCCTGGCGGCGGACCACGCGACAGCCTTCGTGCACCTGCGTGCGGAGCCGACGCCCTCGGCGGCCCAGGGGCACCCCGAGCACGTGGTCGACGCCCGCGTCGAGGCGCTGCGCGAGCGCGTCCTGAGCACGGGGGCGCCCGTGGTCGTCGACGACCTCGGCGACGACCCGGGCGCGGACGGGGCGCCGCGGTCTGCGGCAGGGTTCCCCGTGGTCCTGCCCGACGGCGCGGTCGTGGGGGTGCTGTGCGTGGTCGACGTCGTCCCGCGCCGGCTCGGCGACGGCGCCCGCCGGTCGTTGGTGCTCCTGGCCGAGCAGACGGGGGCGGTGCTGGCGCTCGAGCACGACCGCCGCGCAGCGGACGACGCCGCGCACACGATGTCCGTCGCCGCCGCCCGCGCGGCGCAGTCCGAGGCGGTGCTCAACGCCGTGCTCGACCACGCCCCGGGGCCGATCTTCGCCAAGGACCTCACCGGGCGGTTCCTGCTCGCGAACGCCCCCACGCACGACGTGCTCGGCCGTGAGCCGGGGACCGTCGTCGGCCGACGGCTCGACGAGCTCCTGCCCGCCGACGTCGCGGAGGAGCTCAACCGCAACGACGCGCTCGTCGCGGCGCAGGGTCCGCAGATGTTCACCGAGACGGCGCCCGGGCCCGACGGCGAGCCCCGGGAGTACCTGGCGTCGAAGTTCCCGCTGCGGGACGCGACGGGTGCGGTCTGGGGCATCGGCGGGATCTCGGTCGACGTCGCGGCGGCACGGCAGCTCGCGGACGAGCTGGCGGTCGCCGAGGGCCGCTACCGGGCGCTCGCCGAGCAGTCGAGCACGGCCACGCTCGTGACCGCCGGGCCGGACCAGGTGGTGCGGTGGAGCAACCAGGCGGCGGCCCGCGTGCACGGCACGTCGTGGGCACGCCGGCTGGTGGGCGTCTCCCTGCTGGACCTTATCGACCCCGTCGAGGGGGAGGAGCTGCGCGACGCGTACGTGCGGGTGCTCGCCGGGGAGGTGCTGCGCACCCGGGTGCACCGCGCGCGACGCAGCGGCGACCGGCGGGCCACCGTCGACGTGCACGCGCGCCGGATCCTGTGGGAGGGCGAGCCCGCGGTCCTGACCGAGCTCGTGGACGTCTCGGACGAGGCCGAGCGGACCCAGCGGGTCGAGCGGTCCGAGCAGCGTCTGGCCGCGCTCTTCGAGCAGGCACCGGTCGGGTACGCCGAGGCGACGCCCGACGGCCGGCTGGTCGGGCTGAACCTGCGCCTGGCGACGCTCCTCGACCGCCACCCGGGACGGCTGCACGAGGACGCCCTCGTCGCAGATCTCGCGGTCCCCGCGGACCGCCCCCGGCTGCGGGCTGCGGTCCGCGCGGTCGGGTCCGGCGGTGCCGACGTCGCCCTGGCGTGCACGCTGCGCCGCAGCACCGGCGCCCACGTGCGGGTCCAGGTGCGGCTCAGCGCGCTGCTGGAGGGGGGTCGGGTCGCGGCCGTGGGGCTCGTCGTGCTCGACGAGCAGGAGCAGTCGCCCCGGTCGCGGCAGCCCGGCACGCCGGCCGAACGGGCCGAGCGGATGCTGCGGGCCCTGCCGGACGCCGTGCTGGCGTGCGACGCCGACGGGGTCGTCCTGCACGTCAACACCCGCGCCCTGGCGCTGCTGCGGCGTGCACGCCACGAGGTCGTCGGGCACCCGTACACCGACCTCGTCCCGGGCGAGGACGACCAGCAGCTGCTGCGCGCCGCGGCGCGCGTGCCCACGGCGTCCGGACCGCTGACGGTCACGCTCCGGCGGGGCGACGGCAGCACCGTGCCCGTCGAGGTGCTCGTGGGGGCCACCCGGATCGACGACGCCCCCGCCTTCGTGGTCAGCGCACGCGACGTCGGCACCCGTGCCGCCGCAGCGGGAACCCCCGCCGCGGGACCGCACGCGGGGCCGCGCATGCTCGCCGGCCTGCTCGACGCCGCGACGGGCCAGGCCGTGCTCGCGACGGACCCCGACGGCAGGATCGGCGCCGCCAGCCCGGGGGCCGAGGTGCTGCTCGGGCACCGGTCCCACCGGGTCGTCGGGCGCCTCCTGGACGACCTCGTCGAGCCCGGCGACCTGACGGCGCTGTTCCCGGACGGCGGCGGTGCCCCGGGCCGCTGGCTCCGGCTGGCGACGGACGTCGACGGCCCCCGGACCCGGCTGCTCCACGTCCGGTCCGAGACGGGGACGGCCCGTGACGTCCTGGTGACGTTCACCGTGCAGCGCGGTCCCGAGGAGCCCACGGGGCTGCTGGTCGTCGCGACCGACGTCACCGACGGCATGGAACGCGTCCGGGCCCTGACGGACTCCGAGCAGCGCTTCCGCCTGGCCTTCGACCACGCCACCACCGGCATGGCGCTCGTGGGCCTCGCCGAGCCCGTCCGGGGCCGGTACCTGCAGGTCAACCAGGCGCTGTGCGACATGCTCGGGTTCGAGCAGGACGAGCTCGTCGGGACGCAGGTCGCCGCGGTCATCGACCCCGACGACCTCGCCGAGGGGATGGAGGTCATGCGGCAGCTCGTGCAGGGCGAGCTCGACTCGTTCCGGGGCGAGCGGCGGTTCCGCCGCGCGGACGGCACGCCGGTGTGGGTCGACCTGTCGGTCGCGCTGGCCCGCGACGGGCAGGGGTCGCCGACCTACGTCGTCTCCCAGTACCTCGACGTCACCGCGCGCAAGGCCGCCGAGGCCGCGCTGACGCACGCCGCCCTGTTCGACGCGCTGACCGGGCTCGCCAACCGGACGCTCCTGGTGGACCACATGGAGCAGGAGATCGCCCGGGCGCGGCGCACGGGCGGGCGGCTGGGCCTGCTGTACCTCGACCTGGACAACTTCAAGGACGTCAACGACTCGCTGGGTCACGACGCGGGCGACGCGCTGCTCGTCGAGGTCGCCGCCCGGCTGCGCCGGTGCGTGCGCGACACCGACACCACCGCCCGGCTGGGCGGCGACGAGTTCGTCGTGCTGTGCCCGGGCCTGACCTCGATCGACGAGCTGGTCGCGCTGGCCCGCAGGATCGAGCACGCGCTCGCGCTGGACATCGTCGTCGGCGCGACGTCGATCTCGGTCACCGCGAGCGTGGGACTCGCGTTCCCGGAGGAGGCGGACGTGCGCGCGGAGGACCTGCTGCGCGACGCCGACGCGGCGATGTACCAGGCCAAGCGCAACGGGCGGCACCGGTACGAGGTCGCCGACCCCGCGCTCCAGGCACGCGCCCTGCGCCAGGTCTCCCTGGAGGCGGAGCTGCGGCAGGCGCTGCGCGACGCCGAGCACGGGGACGCCCCGACCGACCAGGGCCTGCACCTGGTGTACCAGCCGGGGTTCGACATGACGACGGGCCGGCTGGTGTCCGTCGAGGCGCTCCTGCGCTGGCACCACCCCGTGCGCGGGCTGCTGCTGCCGGGCGCGTTCCTGGACGTCGCCGAGGAGCGCGCGCTCATGTGGCCCCTGGGCCTGTGGATCCTGCGCACGGCGATCCGGCAGGCGGGCCGGTGGCGGGACGTGTTCGGGGACGCGGCGCCGCAGCTGTGGGTGAACGTGTCGGCCGGCCAGCTGGGGCGCAACCAGCTCGCGGGGCAGGTCCAGGGCATGCTCGCCGAGCACGGGCTGGCCCCGTCGTCGCTGTGCCTGGAGCTGACGGAGCGGCAGGTCGTGCGCTCGGCGCACTCAACGATGGACGACCTGGAGACGCTGCGCGCGGCGGGCGTGGGCGTCGCGGTCGACGACTTCGGCACCGGGCACGCCGGCATGGAGTACCTGCGGCGGCTGCCGGTCTCGATGATGAAGATCGACCGTCTGTTCATCACGGATGTGGACGACGACCCGACGCAGGCCGCGATCACGGCGTCGATGGTGGCCATGGGTCGGTCGATGGACCTGACCGTGGTGGCCGAGGGGGTCGAGACCGACCGGCAGCGCGCGGCCGTGGTGCGGCTGGGGGTCGACCTCGCGCAGGGCTTCGGCCTGGCCCGGCCGACGGACGTGGCCGGCGTCGACGCGCTCCTCGCAGCCGGCGCGGCCGACATCACCGGGCGCCGGACGGAGGATCACTCGGACGCCTGA
- a CDS encoding ABC transporter substrate-binding protein, whose product MISRTPRSRRHRAPAGLALALGTTLALTACLSPGAEPAASGTAGDARISVAMMQPPRSGLNPLSDDAFKLSRWSAAETLVTLDEAGEALPGLATAWTREDDRTWRFTVREGVTFHDGTTLDTAAVVNSLQAAAQASPVPRILDGVDLQVEADGGDVVVTTGDPDPLLPQRLSSPQLAVLSPAAYTDGTVDPVGHGTGPFEIVAVDGVAGATLDRYDGYWGEPAAAAGIDVAFVPDGTARAAALRTGEADLVETVPAGQIASIDPERVHEVPMPRTNTLYLNTESGPFADPAVRAAAREAVERATIVETVYEGRADVAEGLLGPALPWAAELRDSDAYAEILAGRAEPAQVDGVRITLGTFTDRAELPEVAVQLEQQLEAVGFVVEQDVREYQFIEADALDGAFDAFILSRATVLDSGDPVAYLASDFGCEGGFSIAQLCDAAVDEAVAQASATEPGDARREAIMLAEAHVLALDAAVPLLHERVVQGEGPGLVGAARDPRERTLVTTATRVDASS is encoded by the coding sequence ATGATCTCCCGCACCCCCCGCAGCCGGCGCCACCGCGCACCCGCCGGCCTCGCCCTGGCGCTGGGCACGACGCTGGCGCTGACGGCCTGCCTGTCCCCCGGTGCCGAGCCCGCCGCGTCGGGCACCGCCGGCGACGCCCGGATCTCCGTGGCCATGATGCAGCCGCCGCGCTCGGGCCTGAACCCCCTCAGCGACGACGCGTTCAAGCTCTCCCGCTGGAGCGCGGCCGAGACCCTGGTCACGCTCGACGAGGCCGGCGAGGCGCTGCCCGGGCTGGCGACCGCGTGGACCCGCGAGGACGACCGGACCTGGCGGTTCACGGTCCGCGAGGGCGTGACGTTCCACGACGGGACCACGCTCGACACCGCGGCGGTCGTCAACTCCCTGCAGGCGGCCGCCCAGGCGAGCCCCGTGCCACGGATCCTCGACGGCGTCGACCTGCAGGTCGAGGCCGACGGCGGGGACGTCGTGGTGACCACCGGCGACCCGGACCCCCTGCTCCCGCAGCGGCTGTCGAGCCCGCAGCTGGCCGTGCTGTCGCCCGCCGCGTACACCGACGGCACCGTCGACCCCGTCGGCCACGGCACCGGGCCGTTCGAGATCGTGGCGGTCGACGGCGTGGCCGGCGCCACGCTGGACCGGTACGACGGCTACTGGGGCGAGCCCGCCGCCGCCGCGGGCATCGACGTCGCGTTCGTGCCCGACGGCACCGCACGCGCCGCCGCGCTGCGCACCGGCGAGGCGGACCTGGTCGAGACGGTGCCCGCCGGGCAGATCGCGAGCATCGACCCCGAGCGCGTCCACGAGGTGCCGATGCCCCGCACCAACACGCTGTACCTGAACACGGAGTCCGGCCCGTTCGCCGACCCGGCGGTGCGGGCCGCGGCCCGCGAGGCCGTCGAGCGCGCCACCATCGTGGAGACCGTGTACGAGGGACGCGCCGACGTCGCCGAGGGCCTGCTCGGCCCGGCGCTGCCCTGGGCCGCCGAGCTGCGCGACTCCGACGCGTACGCCGAGATCCTCGCCGGCCGCGCGGAGCCCGCGCAGGTCGACGGCGTGCGGATCACCCTGGGGACCTTCACCGACCGGGCCGAGCTCCCGGAGGTCGCCGTCCAGCTCGAGCAGCAGCTCGAGGCCGTCGGCTTCGTCGTCGAGCAGGACGTGCGCGAGTACCAGTTCATCGAGGCCGACGCCCTCGACGGCGCGTTCGACGCGTTCATCCTGTCGCGCGCGACCGTCCTGGACTCGGGCGACCCCGTGGCGTACCTGGCCAGCGACTTCGGCTGCGAGGGCGGGTTCTCGATCGCCCAGCTGTGCGACGCCGCGGTCGACGAGGCCGTCGCGCAGGCATCGGCGACGGAGCCCGGCGACGCGCGCCGCGAGGCGATCATGCTCGCGGAGGCGCACGTGCTCGCCCTCGACGCGGCCGTGCCGCTCCTGCACGAGCGGGTCGTGCAGGGTGAGGGGCCCGGTCTGGTCGGCGCCGCGCGCGACCCGCGCGAGCGGACGCTGGTGACGACGGCGACGCGCGTCGATGCGTCGTCCTGA